Part of the Streptomyces sp. RFCAC02 genome is shown below.
CGAGGCGGCCGAGGAGACCGTGCGCTCGCTGCCGGGCACCGGGCACGTCGCGCTCGGCGCCGACCTCGCCGACCCGGACGCCGTGGAACGCCTCGTGGCCGCGGCGGACGAGGCCCTGGACGGCGTCGACGTCCTCGTGAACAACGCGGCCGTCATGCTGCCGCACCCGCCCGCCACCGCGTCGTACGCCGAGTGGCAGGGCGCGTGGCGCCGCGTCACGGACGTGAACCTGCTGGGCGCGGCGAACGCGTCGTACTGCGCCGCCCGCCGCATGATCGGGCGCGGCGCGGCCGGGCGGATCGTGAACGTCGGCTCGCGCGGGGCGTTCCGGGGCGAGCCCGACCACCCGGCGTACGGGGCGAGCAAGGCGGCCCTGCACGCGCTCGGCCAGTCCCTCGCCGTCGCGCTGGCGCCGCACGGCATCGCCGTCATGTCGGTGGCGCCGGGCTTCGTGGCGACGGACCGGGTCGCGGAGCGGCTGACGGGTCCCGAGGGCGACGGCATCCGCGCCCAGAGCCCGTTCGGGCGCGTCGCGCGCCCCGAGGAGGTCGCCGACGCCGTGCACTGGCTGGCGTCACCCGGCGCCACCTGGTCCTCCGGCACGGTCCTCGACCTGAACGGGGCCTCGTACCTGCGGACATGACCCGGGCCGCCGCCGCGCTTCCGCCGCTCAGGGCAGGAGCGCCGGGAGCAGCCCGCGCACCAGGGCGGCCGCCGCCTCCTCGGGGATGTCGGGGCCGCCCTCGAAGTACCGGAGGAACGCCTGCTGGAAGCAGGCGCCCATGAGCAGCGCCGCGCCGGCGGCGGGGTCGGCGCCGGGCGCCACGCGGCCGAGGTCCCGCTCGGCCGCCAGGTACGCGGTGAGCGCCGTGACCGGGTGGCGGGGTCCGGCCCCGTACCCGGCCAGCGAGTCGCGGACCGCGGCCATCAGCCGGGGCTGGGCCACCATCGAGGCCATCATCGGGAAGGCGTGCAGGTAGAAGCGGAGCGCCCCGTGCGCGACCGCGGTGAGGTTGGCCTCGACGCTCCCCTCGCCGGCGCGCGCCCCGGTGGGGAAGGCCGGCATCCGCTCCGCGAGGACGTGCAGGAGGATCTCCTCCTTGTCGCGGAAGTGCTTGTAGAGCAGCGCCTCGGAGGTGCCCGCGGCGCGCGCGATCTGCTTCGTCGTGGCGTTGGCGACGCCCTGTTCGCGCATGACGCCGGCGGCGGCGTCCAGGATGCGTTCCCGTGCGTTCATGATCCCCGCTTGACAGGTGAGTGGGTGCTTACCCACTCTAGGGGTGAGTGAATATTTACTCACCCCTTCCCCTCCTGCGGAGAACCCCATGAAACTCACCGTGCTCGGCGCCAACGGCGGCACCGGCAGCGCCGTCGTGCGCCAGGCCGTCGCGGCAGGCCACGACGTGACCGCCGTCGTCCGCGACGCCGCCCGGATGCCCGCCGACCTGCGGGAACACGTCCGCGTCACCGTGGCGGACGGCGGCCCGGCGTCCGCCGACGCCCTGGCGGACGCCGTCGCCGGACGCGACGCGGTCGTCAACGCGATCGGCACGCGCGACCGGAAGCACCCCACCGGCGCGTGCGCCGACAGCACGGCCGCCCTCGTCCGGGCGGCACGGGCCGCCGGCGGCGCGGGGCCGCGCCTCGTCATCGCGAGCAACAGCGCGATGGCCCCGGGCGCCGGCGACGACCCGTTCACCCGCTTCGTCGTCAAACCGCTGATCCTGGCGCCCCTGCTGAAGCACATGCTCGACGACATGCGCCGCGCCGAGCGGACCGTGCGGGACTCGGGCCTGCCGTGGACGGTCGTCCGGGCCGGACGGCTGACCGACCGGCCCGGCAAGGGCCGCCACCGCCACCGCGTCGACCGCAACGTCCCCGGCGGATTCCAGATCACCCGCGCCGACTTCGCCACGGCGCTGCTGGACTCCGCCACCGACCCGGGCCGCGCCGGACACGTCGTCTCGGTCGGCAACTGACCGCCCGCGGCACGTCCGGCGATGCTTCGGGCCGTCCGCCGAGGCGACGAGCCTGCCGGCGCCCGGCGGCAGCCGCCGCGTCCATCGCTTCCGCCAGCGCGGACGTGCCGCCGCGCTCGCCTCAACCAGCTCTTTCAGCGAGGCGCCGGACCTGGTCGACGGATATGTCCGTGGTCCACTCCCAGCCGGGCTCGGCCGTCGGGCCGACCCGCGCGTCGCCGGGGACACGGCCCGCACGCACCGCGAGGACGTACGCCCGGTCCTGCTCGATCCGTGCGCGCATCCCCTCGGCTCCGCAGACCGATCCGTGGCCGGGGACCATGACATCGACATCGCCCGCGACGTCATCGAGCAGGCGCAGTCCGACGAGGTACTCCCCGAGAGGGTCATTGGTCTCGTTCAACTCGTCGAAGTTCGGGACGAGGACGTCGGAAAGCATGTCGCCGGCGAC
Proteins encoded:
- a CDS encoding NAD(P)-binding oxidoreductase, whose protein sequence is MKLTVLGANGGTGSAVVRQAVAAGHDVTAVVRDAARMPADLREHVRVTVADGGPASADALADAVAGRDAVVNAIGTRDRKHPTGACADSTAALVRAARAAGGAGPRLVIASNSAMAPGAGDDPFTRFVVKPLILAPLLKHMLDDMRRAERTVRDSGLPWTVVRAGRLTDRPGKGRHRHRVDRNVPGGFQITRADFATALLDSATDPGRAGHVVSVGN
- a CDS encoding TetR/AcrR family transcriptional regulator, with protein sequence MNARERILDAAAGVMREQGVANATTKQIARAAGTSEALLYKHFRDKEEILLHVLAERMPAFPTGARAGEGSVEANLTAVAHGALRFYLHAFPMMASMVAQPRLMAAVRDSLAGYGAGPRHPVTALTAYLAAERDLGRVAPGADPAAGAALLMGACFQQAFLRYFEGGPDIPEEAAAALVRGLLPALLP
- a CDS encoding SDR family oxidoreductase, whose protein sequence is MSGRGVLVTGAARGIGRAVAAAFARGGDRVCVHYGSRREAAEETVRSLPGTGHVALGADLADPDAVERLVAAADEALDGVDVLVNNAAVMLPHPPATASYAEWQGAWRRVTDVNLLGAANASYCAARRMIGRGAAGRIVNVGSRGAFRGEPDHPAYGASKAALHALGQSLAVALAPHGIAVMSVAPGFVATDRVAERLTGPEGDGIRAQSPFGRVARPEEVADAVHWLASPGATWSSGTVLDLNGASYLRT